Proteins encoded in a region of the Haloglomus salinum genome:
- a CDS encoding DUF5110 domain-containing protein gives MPTASERSYHGDRLPWEYSPPAEAAAKKFLRLRNRLVPYLYALAREAHDEGLPMARAMWLAYPDAEPAATFDRQYLLGDDLLVAPIATPGPVATKEVWFPPGEDAWVDIFTGERYEAGQVATVEAPLDRMPVFARTGTVLPLKPLGDRAGDSEARREIRVYAGDEGAFELYDDAGEGLGYRADEFGRTPLRYETTPNGHRFVIEGMEGDYPGRPDERAYDVTFVGVEAPERVVVSGAGRTADWTYDADAREVTVSVDPRPVSARVVVTVA, from the coding sequence GTGCCAACCGCGAGCGAGCGTTCGTATCACGGCGACCGGCTGCCGTGGGAGTACTCGCCGCCCGCCGAGGCAGCCGCGAAGAAGTTCCTCCGACTGCGGAACCGGCTGGTGCCGTACCTGTACGCGCTGGCTCGTGAGGCCCACGACGAGGGGCTCCCGATGGCGCGGGCGATGTGGCTCGCCTACCCTGACGCGGAGCCGGCCGCCACGTTCGACCGCCAGTACCTGCTCGGCGACGACCTGCTGGTGGCGCCCATCGCGACGCCCGGGCCGGTCGCGACGAAGGAGGTCTGGTTCCCGCCGGGCGAGGACGCATGGGTGGACATCTTCACCGGCGAGCGCTACGAGGCGGGCCAGGTCGCGACCGTCGAGGCACCGCTCGACCGGATGCCGGTCTTCGCCCGGACCGGGACGGTCCTGCCGCTCAAGCCGCTCGGCGACCGTGCTGGTGATTCCGAGGCCCGTCGTGAGATTCGTGTCTACGCGGGCGACGAGGGCGCGTTCGAACTGTACGACGACGCGGGTGAAGGCCTCGGGTATCGGGCGGACGAGTTCGGGCGGACGCCACTCCGATACGAAACGACGCCCAACGGGCATCGCTTCGTCATCGAGGGGATGGAGGGCGACTACCCGGGCCGCCCAGACGAGCGGGCGTACGACGTGACGTTCGTCGGCGTCGAGGCGCCCGAGCGGGTCGTCGTCTCGGGCGCCGGGCGGACGGCGGACTGGACATACGACGCGGATGCACGGGAGGTGACCGTCTCCGTGGACCCGCGGCCCGTCTCCGCTCGCGTCGTGGTGACCGTGGCGTAG
- a CDS encoding PQQ-binding-like beta-propeller repeat protein, protein MDETLLVPAGKELYALSAADGSEQWTVAGDAEMWLVPRPVDGTVVVGGGKERLRGLSLEDGSERWTYEGGALDRNAATVADTTAFVGSRDGRVIAIDVTDGSERWTFDTEKPVRGGMAVHSGHVYPSTTGNRVYALTTGDGTERWQWKAPAGGEIMPLGASWPSTMGLGQSLYAAYAGRLFALSTSDGTEQWRTVTELTSMVLQQSGDTIFVTGDGLSDTGGGNSGAASYGALQAFRQRDGRERWSETFTEDLEHPPVIGESTVFAGTEEGMVHAFEKRDGSEAWTFETETGRQPGVVLDGDTVYVGTLR, encoded by the coding sequence GTGGACGAGACGCTCCTGGTCCCCGCCGGCAAGGAACTCTACGCGCTCTCCGCGGCCGATGGGAGCGAGCAGTGGACGGTTGCCGGCGACGCCGAGATGTGGCTGGTACCACGCCCCGTCGATGGGACCGTCGTCGTGGGGGGTGGAAAGGAACGCCTCCGTGGGCTCTCCCTCGAGGATGGGTCCGAGCGCTGGACATACGAGGGTGGGGCGCTGGATAGGAATGCGGCGACGGTCGCCGACACCACCGCGTTCGTCGGCTCGCGCGACGGTCGGGTGATTGCGATCGACGTGACGGATGGGAGCGAGCGCTGGACGTTCGACACCGAGAAGCCGGTTCGCGGTGGCATGGCGGTCCACAGCGGCCACGTCTACCCGAGTACGACCGGGAACCGGGTCTATGCGCTCACGACCGGGGACGGAACCGAACGGTGGCAGTGGAAGGCACCAGCCGGAGGCGAGATTATGCCGCTCGGTGCGAGCTGGCCCTCGACCATGGGTCTGGGCCAATCACTGTACGCCGCGTATGCCGGCCGTCTGTTCGCACTCTCGACGAGCGACGGGACCGAACAGTGGCGAACCGTCACGGAGCTGACATCGATGGTGCTCCAGCAGTCGGGTGACACCATCTTCGTCACCGGTGACGGACTCAGTGACACGGGGGGCGGAAATTCGGGGGCCGCGTCGTACGGAGCGCTACAGGCATTCCGTCAGCGAGATGGACGCGAGCGCTGGTCGGAGACGTTCACGGAGGACCTGGAACACCCCCCGGTCATCGGAGAGAGTACCGTCTTCGCCGGGACGGAGGAAGGGATGGTACATGCGTTCGAGAAACGCGATGGGAGCGAGGCGTGGACGTTCGAGACGGAGACCGGGCGGCAACCGGGAGTGGTGCTCGACGGAGATACGGTCTACGTCGGCACACTCCGATAG
- the tnpA gene encoding IS200/IS605 family transposase, with the protein MKTTRHATYNLNYHIVWVPKYRNSVLINEVADRVRTILHEIADDKGLEILDLTVQPDYIHLFVSSPPKHAPSLLANWFKGISSRKYNHRYADHDGEKIGWARGYYAGTAGEVSNETVSNYIQRHEESES; encoded by the coding sequence ATGAAGACCACACGGCACGCGACCTACAACCTCAACTACCACATAGTGTGGGTGCCGAAGTACCGGAACTCGGTACTCATTAACGAGGTCGCAGACCGTGTGCGAACCATCCTCCACGAAATTGCCGACGACAAGGGTCTCGAAATCCTCGACCTGACCGTACAACCCGATTACATCCACCTGTTCGTCAGTAGCCCGCCGAAACATGCCCCATCCCTTCTCGCCAACTGGTTCAAAGGCATCAGTTCGCGGAAGTACAACCACCGCTACGCCGACCACGACGGCGAGAAGATCGGGTGGGCGAGGGGCTACTACGCGGGAACTGCCGGAGAGGTCTCCAACGAGACGGTCTCGAACTACATCCAGCGTCACGAGGAGAGCGAGTCGTGA